From the genome of Rhodohalobacter sp. SW132:
GCCGCTTCCTATTTCTGAATCGGCATCATCATAATAGCGGTGAATGATGATGCTTTTGGCAGGAATTTCGCCCTCCAGTTCAGCACCGTTTCCGTAGTTATCTGCGTAACCATAATCTTTCATCAGGCGGATCAGTGGAGATTCAAAAATGTGTCGTTTGACTTCCCCGGTCCAATCCTGCCTGATTTTTGTTGAACCAAGATTAAATCCCATATAGGGTGTAGAAACGGTTTCATCGATTGCATCCTGCGTCATCGCATATCCGCGGATGTAGATTATTGGATAGAAAGGTGGTTTGATTCGCGGCATACCGTTACCTCAGGATTTGATGTTTAAACTTTTTAGAAGAGAACCGGATATTGTACTGATGATCGCATTTTGTAGTTTATTCATCTGCACAACGGCCAGCCCATGTTTTTTGATCGCTTTCATTTCGATCAGGTTTTTGTCGGACTGAAGGAGCCATTTAAACTCATCTTTACTCAGTTTTCCTTCCTCTAAAAGATGTGCGCGTCGTTCAAGATTCTCCTTCCGGCGAATGGCAAAATCAGTACCATCACTTACAATATCGTCGACATAATCCCGCCCAAACTCTTTACCGATATCGGCAAGATCTGATTTGAGAGTATTCAGAAATTGATTAAAATCGATCATTGGACATCTCCCGGCCTGATTTTCCCGCTTTCAAGCCCAATGATTGTATCAAATCCTTCAGCGATGTTTTCTTTTGCTTCAGTGATAAATACGTCTGACATCGTCCCGCTCTCTTCCCATAGGCTGAGAAATCCGCCCATCATTTCCCCGTCAGGGTCGATCATAATACGCCAGAGTCGGGCCGAATGATCATTGTCCGGTCGGCCGTTTGCAAATTCGTATGCTCTTTGAAGGCCAAGACGCAGCTGATCCGCCTGCTCTTTACGATCCTCGTACGGCTCTGTGGCTTGATTCATCAGATCGAGCGAAGCGACTTTCAGTTCTACAGCTTGTTGATAGGCGTTTTCGCTGTAAAGTGATATCGATGGTGCGCAGCTTTGAATGGTTAACAGTGCAATCCATAAAACGAAGATGGCTGCAGTTCCCCGATTACGTAAAATTCCCCCCGGCATGTTTACCTCCCGTATATTTATTTATCAATGATAACCCCTTATAAAACCCGGTGCCTTAATTTGTAATTAATCTATTTTAGCAGGCAGTAGCAAACACAAATTTATTTCCGATAAAAAAATATGAAAGTAGGGGAAGAGGACGAGGTGTAGGCAAAAGTGGAAAGGATCAAAAAAAAATCCGCTATTTTTAAATTAAAATAGCGGATTGTTAGATAACTTTCAGAACTGTAAATCTGTAAAACTGTAAAACTGAAATAGGTTAGTTGTCCCGGGTCAGCACACCTTTCAGGCGCTGAGCTTCTGTAGCTTGCTGACTGTTCGGGTAATTATCCAGAATTCGATTTACCATGCGGAGTGCGTTGGTATCATCCCCGGCCTCACGATAAGCTTGTGCGGCTTCCAGAAGATTCAACGGTGTGGTGGAATTATTCTCGTTCCATTCAGCGGCACGTACATACATTTCAGCAGCTTCTTCATAGCGGTCGAGTTCGGAAAGTATAATCGCATGGAGTGATATCGGGGCGACACCCATAATTCCACTTGGCACATCAAACCGCTGAATGCGATCAAGTGCATCTTCATAATTGCCGAGTTCCATTTCGGAAACGGCAGCATAATAGTTTGCAAGATTTCCGGCGGATGTTCTGCTATAGTTATCTGCAATCTGTACAAAACCAAGGGAAAAGTCATCTTCATCCCCTAAAAGAGCAGTTTCATAGTTGCCGCGCATAAATTGTTCTTCTGCTATTCCGAGAAGATCCTGCGCTTCCTGTTCCTGCTGACCTGAGTAGACAAAATAACCGACAATTAACCCGATTACGAGCAAAACGCCAAGCACTCCGCCAATGACGGTCGCTTTGTTCTGTTCGTAGTAATACATGAACCGTGAGGAATATTCTATCAGAATATCCTGTTCTAAGTCTTCTTTCTTAAGTCCCTTACTCATATAAAGCCGTTCAAATTATTTTATCTTTAAGCCGTGAAAGTTATCACTGTTTATCGTTTTAACCAAGTGAAATTGAACCTTCAATCTTATTTGGGAACAAAATTTTGAAAGAATTCAAAAAACACCACCTTAGAATGGATTGAACGGATAAATATTACTGACTGAGACATGAAAATATCATGAAAAGTGTGGATGTGGTAGTTGGTGAGTCAGTGTTATTGAGGTCGTACGTTGAAGTAAATCACACAATGTATGACTCTTTAATTGCCAGTGTCATTAAAGTTAGATTTGGGTTCAAATTAGTTATACCATACAGATTTTTAGAATGATAAAATTTGAAGCTCATCGTATTTTCGATCAGTTATTTCTTCTCTCTCGTGACGTTCGATAGCTCGGTGTAATTCAAAAACACACTTTATTTTGAATTTCAGCTTTTTAGCTATGGAGATAACATTTAGCCCCATTTGAGTCAGGCTGGTTTCATCTCTCCTTCGAACAGTTTTCCCATCTGTTTTTTTGTTGTTCCAAGTCGTAGAAGTGCTTTAATCATCAGATCTAATGATATACCTTGATCACCACCTTCAAGTTTGGCAATACGAGACTGGCTTGATCCAATGGCCTGTGCAAGCTGTTCCTGGGTCCAGCCTTTTTTTGCTCGTTGAGTTTTTACCAGTTTGCTGATATCCAGACGAATATCGATATAGGTTTCCTCTTCTGGTGTAAGTTCAAGAAAATCGGAGGCGGAGCCCACGCGATATCCTTTTTCTTCCAGTATTTTGCGTTTCTTCTTATCCATAATATTTCCAGTCTATCCTACTGTTTGTAATGAGACAGCCGTTTTTTGCATACATCTATGACTTTCATCGGTGTCTTTTGAGTTTTCTTGGCAAAGACCTCCAATATGACAATGGCATCATCATCGATGAAATAGATGATGCGCCATGTTTTATTCTTGCCATTGATTCGGAGTTCATGACATTTATTTCCAACCGCTGGCATGGGTCTGGAATCCGGCATTTCAACCATATCACCTTTTTGAAGCCTTCTTAACAGAAAACCGGCTTTGAGTCTGGCATCTTCTGAAAAAGGAGGTGTCTTTACTTCACCCTGAATCCACACTAGTGGTTTATCATTTTCAGACATAGCTTAATATGTCGAATTTGACATAAATACGCAATAACATAGCCCGGAATTCTACAAGCATTTAAGCGGGTTTGGCTGCCCATAGATTAAAGAAAAGGCAATGCAATTGTAGAAATTCCGAGTTTTCAGCACTTAAATACCAAACCGCTATTCGACGTCTTTTATGGAATTATAATTTCTTATACAAATAAATATATGCAGTATAAAAGTTGGTCCGACAGCGGTAAATCAACTAATTAAACTTAAATATTTACATCAGGAGAGATCAGCAGAGAGTTCATTTTTTGTTAAAACTCCGCTTTGCAGGGTGTAAAGCGAATCACACCGGGATGCAATTTCCTCTTCGTGAGTGATCAGTACGATGGAGAGGTCACGATCTTTACGCAGTTCAAATAACATGGATAGAATCAGTTCTGTATTCGTTTCATCGAGGTTACCGGTGGGTTCATCGGCGAGTATGATGGACGGATCGTTCATCAGCGCCCGCGCCATGGAGACCCGCTGCTGTTCACCGCCGGAAAGTTGTGAGGGACGGTGAGTCAGACGGCTTCCCAGGCCGAACCGTTCCAGCAGGGCAGAGGCTTTTTTTTCCGCGGTTTTTTGACCGATTCCTTTGATGAATGCCGGCATCATTACGTTTTCGATGGCTGTAAATTCGGGCAGCAGATGGTGAAACTGGAACACGAACCCAACACTATTGTTTCTGAAATCTGCAAGCTTATCCGGCTTCAGTGAATAGACTGAATCTCCTTCCCAGTAAACGTCGCCACTATTGGGGCGATCGAGTCCGCCGAGAATATGCAAGAGGGTGCTTTTCCCACAGCCGCTGGACCCCACAATGGCTACAATTTCGGAAAGGGCCACAGAGAGTTCAATGTCTTTCAGGATTTCGAGCTTGCCGGTGCCTGCATCTGTATCAAAAGATTTGGCGATGTGTTCAGCCCGTAATACCGGTGTGCCGGTTTGTGTCATGGTTTGCTGTTTTGGAATTCTGGATAAATGATAGAATCAATGTGGGTGCATTTAGCCGTTTCTGTATTGATCTCGGCTATGACTCCACACAGCCGGTTCTCTTTATCGGCCACAAGGAATCGCTGAGGTGTACCGAGCAGAAACCGGTTGATAGATGTTTTCTTTTTCATGCCAATAACGGAATTGAAAGGACCTGTCATGCCCGCGTCTGTGATGTAGCCGGTTCCCTGCGGAAATATCCGTGCATCATTGGTGGGAACGTGCGTATGTGTGCCCACGATTACGGATACCTGTCCGTCGAGATGCCAGGCCATGGCCAGTTTTTCAGCGGTGGCTTCGGCATGGAAATCAAGAAAAATGATATCGGTTTCCTCTTTGATTCGTTTTATCGCCCATTCCGAGGTTGCAAATGGATCGTCGATTTGCTGCATAAATGTTCGGCCCTGCAAATTTAACACCCCGATTTTTTTATCACTTCCCGGCAGATCATAGATTCCAAAACCAAATCCCGCATTCCCTTTGGGATAGTTGAGCGGACGAAGCAGGTTGGGGTCTGTTTTCATGTACGAGAAAATCTTCCATTTATCAAACGAGTGATTTCCGCCGGTAATTACATGTACGCCAATATCATAGAGCCGCTGAACAATAGTCCGGTTAATACCGCGCCCTTCGTGGGAGTTTTCACCGTTGGCGATCACAAAATCGGGTTGATGTTTATCAAGAAGGGGAGGGAGCATCGTTTCGAGAAATTCGAGACCCGATTCGCCTACAATATCTGCTATAAAAAAAATCTTAACCGTGTCTGCTGCCATATCTGGTTGTTAAATTTTAACGGGCAAATGGAGCAAGGTACAAAATGTAGAGCTCAGGATTGGAGTGTTCTTGATTGATCCTATGGATGATTTCACTCTGGATTACGTTACATATCCGGCCACAGAGATGAAGTGGCTCAGGCTTCCGGCGAGAACAAAGATGTGCCAGATCCCGTGAGAAAAGCGGTGTTGGCTGTCGAGAACATAAAATATCACGCCAAATGTGTAGAACATTCCACCGGCAATAAGCCAGTAAAAACCGGCTGTTGCAAGATTACTCACCAGTGGATCGATTACAATAATAACCAACCAGCCCATCAGGAGGTAAATGATGAGCGGCAGGATCCGGTGTCCTTTACTTGGAATAAGATCAATGATAATACCGAGCGTAGCCAGCCCCCAGACGATGGCAAAAATGGTCCACCCGAGATCCCCGCGAAGTGTAACAAGCGTAAATGGCGTATATGTTCCTGCAATAAGCAGGTAAATGGAGACATGATCGAGTTTCTGGAAGATTTTTTTCAGCTTCCCCTGTACACTGTGGTAGAGTGTTGAAAATGTGTAGAGTGTGGTGAGCGTGGCTCCGTAGATAATAAAACTGGTAATTTTCCAGGCATCACCGCGGGTTACGGCAAGGTAGATCAAAAAAATAAATCCAACAGCCGATAAGATGGCTCCGGCAAGGTGGGTATAGCTGTTAAATCGTTCGCCTTTATACATAGTGCTTCTCAAACCTAAATATTGTCGATCCCATTCCGCTGGATGGGTCAGGAGATTTCGGTAATCAATTTCTCCATCTTGCCGTTGATCTCACGCATCAAAAGCTCCTCACTTTCCTCAGTAGCTGCAACTTCCTGCCGCAGTTCAAACAGTTCTCCTGCGATGCTGAGAGATGCGAGGATCATAGCCGTAGAGTCGGGCTGATTGGTAAGCTCCTGGCGGTAAATTCGGAATTTTTCATCAACAAATCCCGCAATTTTTTTCATGCTTTCCACCTCGCCTTCTTCCACTTTCAATGGAATCTGTTTGCCGAGTATGGTCACTTTAATAGACTGCATGGAGATCCCGTTATTCTATATGTTTATTAATTTTATTGATCAGGCTCTTCACCTGGTGCCGCATGGCAATTCGTTCTGATTCACTGATCTCAGAGAAAATATCGCCCTGTTTTTTCTGAAGTCCTTCCAGCTTGTCCTTAAGCCGTAAATTTTCACGTTTCAGATCTTTATTCTGTTTTTTCAGCAGGGTAACCTGCTGACGAATCTGATCCAGGTAGTTTTTAAAGGTCTCTTTTTGTGAACCAAGGTCGGCCATGGGTAACAGAGGCTTATGATCTTAACTTTGCGTCGTAGGTGCGTTCAAGTTGATGTACAACTTTTTTAACAATAGGTTCCACATCCTTGATCGACAATGTTTTATTAGAATCTAAAAAAGAGAGCCTAAAAGCAATACTTTTTTTATTGGATCCGATATTCTCTCCTTCATAAACGTCGAACACCTCAATAGATTTTAGTACAGATCCCGCTTCTTTACGGATCGATTGCTCCAGTTCCGATGCTCTCACGTCCTGGTCGACAATGAATGCGGCATCAAAATCAAATGCCGGGAAACGGGAGACTTTCTGAAACCGGATATCACGGTGAATTGCATCGATAGCAGAGAGTTCCGTGATGTTGATTTCTGCAATGTATGCGGCGTGATCAATATCGAACCCTTTTCGAAGCTTCTCGTCAACCACGGAGATCGATCCAACCACTGCTTCACCGATGGTGTAGTTGAGTCGGTAATTACTCACAGCTTCTTGTTCCACCATTTCGGCGATACCAAGCAGTTCAAAAAGGGCTTCAACGTCTGCTTTCAAATCAAAAATATTGAAAGTCTTCGCATCCCCGGTCCAGGAGTCGTGGGATTTATAACCGCATAATCCCAGCAGCAGATGCGTGTGCTCTTCCACACCATCCACCCAGGTTCCGTCATCAGAAGCGTTGAAAACGTGACCAATTTCGAAAAACCGGAGCTGCTCTTCGTTTCGGTGAAGATTGTATTTTACCGCCTTCAGAAAGCCGCCGGAGAGATGGGGGCGAAGCGTTGTATTTTCCTGGGATACAGGATTTAGTGTGTCGATATGATTCCCCTCATGCGACAGAAGCGTGGCCTCTTTTTTGGAGAGGAGCGAATTCGTTGTGATCTCTTTATATGCGAGAGACACAGCATAACCGCGAATTCTCTCAACCAGATTCTCCCAGTCGGTGAGCGGTTCCGGTGTTACAAAGGGAGCCGTATCTGGACGCGGGATCCGGTTGTAATCATACACCCGGCCCACTTCCTCAATCAGATCCACTTCCCGTGAAACATCCGGACGGAAATGAGGAACCGTGCAGTTCAAAGTGTTTTCATCTGTTTGCTCGGTTTCAAATTCCAGGAGATTCAGAATCTTTTCCGACTCCTCCAGGGAGAGATCCGTACCCAGCAGCGAATTAATCCGTGAAATCCTGACCGATACCTTTTTCTGCTCAGGTTTTACCGGGTGGATATCAGCGTAGCCATTCACGACACTGCCGCCGGTGACTTCTGCAATCAGGTCTGCCGCACGTTTGGCTGCACGAACCTGCAGTGTTGGGTCGATACCACGCTCAAAGCGGTAGGAGCTGTCGCTTTGCAGGGTAAGCGCCTTGGATGCCTTTCGGATGGATGAAGGATCGAAATAGGCGCTTTCAATGAGAATGGTTTTGGTTTGATCGGTTACTTCCGAATCTTCTCCGCCCATCACACCGGCTACTGCAACCGGCTCTTTTTCATCACAAATAAAAAGTGTTCCGGCAGGTACGGTTCGCTTTACATCATCGAGCGTGGTGAAGGTTTTTTCTTCATCAAAATCCTGGACAATAATTTTTTTGCCGGCGATCTTGTCGTAGTCAAACGCGTGAAGCGGCTGACCGATCTCATGAAGCACATAATTGGTGATATCCACCACGTTGTTAATGGGCCGCAGACCGATGGAGAGAAGTCTCTGTTTCAGCCAATTCGGGGATTCCTCTACCGTAACCCCTTCAACCATAAAAGCGGCGTAACGATGGCATTTCTCACTGTTTTTGATGGAGATCTCAATTGAATCAGATAAGTCATTTGCTGGTTTATCAACCTGGGTGTACGGAGATGAGAGTTCTGCCTCAAGGACGGCTGCAAGATCTCGTGCAACACCGATATGGCAGGCGGCATCAGGGCGATTTGGCGTCAGCCCGATTTCAAGAACCGTATCCTGTTCGATATTGAGGGCCTCATTGAGCGGAGTTCCGATTTTGAGATCATCATTCAAAACCATAATTCCGGAGTGATCTTCACTCAGTCCGAGTTCTGCTTCGGAACAGATCATTCCTGATGAACTTTCACCGCGGAGTTTCATTTTTTTGATGGTCAGATATTCTCCGTTTGGCATCGGTTCGGGCATGGTGGCACCTACTTTTGCAACGGCTACTTTTTGTCCTTTAGCAACATTGGGTGCTCCGCAAACAATCTGAGATACTTCATCACCGGTATTTACATCACAGAGCTGCAGTTTATCCGCATTTGGATGTGACCGAACAGCCTGAACTTCACCGACGACCATTTTGTCAAAACTATTACCGATCTGTTCAATCTCTTCCACTTCAAGACCCAGAAGCGTGAGTTTATCTGCAATTTCATTCGGGTCGAGATCGGTTTCTACGTACTGTCTGAGCCAGTTAACAGAAATTTTCATAATCTAAAATATATAAAGCGTTTGATGAGCGTAAACTTATTTGAACTGTCGGAGAACCCGGATGTCATTTTCATAGAGGGTCCGGATGTCGTCAATACCGTAGCGCAGCAGGGCGATCCGATCCACTCCCATTCCAAAAGCGAAACCGGTGTACGTTTCTGAATCCACATCAACGGCGTCGAATACGTTGGGATCCACCATGCCGGCACCCAGGATTTCAAGCCACTGACCGCCTTTTTCATTGTTCCACCAGATATCCATTTCAAGGCTTGGTTCCGTGAAAGGAAAGAAGGAGGGACGCACCCTGTATTTTACGTCGCTTCCGTACATCAGTTTGGCGAACATCACCAATGTTTCGATGAGCTCACCGAGGGTTACATTTTCATCCACATAAAGGCCTTCCACCTGGTTGAACTGGAAGTAGGATTTTGCCGTAACCGCTTCATTTCGGTAGACGCGTCCCGGCATAATCGATCGGATAGGCGGCTGGGTATCTTTCATCAGCCGGATCTGTACGGGCGATGTATGTGTTCTCATCACCAGGTTTTCATCAGGATTTTCCTCCGAGCGCTTCACGAAAAATGTATCCTGCATATCCCGGGCGGGATGGTCAGGGGGAAAGTTCAGCGCCGTAAAATTGTGAAAATCGTCTTCCAGCTCGGGTCCGTCAGCAATATTAAAACCGAGGCGCAGGAAGATCTGTTTGATTTCGCGCAGTGCCCGGGTCAGCGGATGGAGAGAGCCGGTGTACTTTGGAGTGACCGGAAGGGAGATATCATCCGCTGCACCGAATGTGACGGCTTCTTTCCCGGATAAACTCTCTTTTGCGGAATCAAAGCGTTCCTGGGCAAGATTTTTCACCTCGTTCATCGCTTTACCCATGGCGGCTTTCTGGTCATTCGGTACTTGACCCATGAGCTTAAACATATCCTGAACTTTTCCATTACGCGAAAGAAATTCGAGCCTGAACGCTTCAAGTTCCTCTTCTGAGTTGATGGTGAACGAGTCTATCTCCTGTTTCAGAGAGTCAATTTTTTCGATCATAAACGATGGATATGTTCTGTAGCGTTTGGTGTGAAAGTTAACGGCGGTTCGTTATTGGCAAAATAGCGGTGAGATTATATAAAAAAACCGGCAGTCCAATTTACGGGAACTGCCGGTTTATAGAAATGTACAGCAAACCGTTACTTCGCGGCTGCGTTTACAATTTCAGAAAATGTTTCAGGATCGCGCACTGCGATATCCGCCAACATTTTACGGTTGATCTCCATCTCATTGGATTTCATACCGTTAATAAGTTTGGAATAGGTGGTTCCGTTCAGGCGGGCAGCGGCGTTGATACGAGTAATCCATAGCCTTCGAAAATTCCGTTTCCGGTTTTTTCGGTCGCGGTATTGGTACAAAAGACCTTTTTCAACCGCGTTTTTAGCAACAGTATAAACGTTTTTACGTCTGCCCCAGTAACCTTTCGCCTGGTTTAAAATCTTCCGGCGACGGCGACGGGAAGCCACCAAATTTCTTGATCGTGGCATTTTTGTAACGTTTTAAAAAGTTAATATTTATCGGAAGCGTTAGCTGTAGGGGAGAAGTTTTTCGATCGATTTCTGATCGTTCTCGTGTACGAGAGTACTTTTCCCGAGCTCATTTTTCCGTTTTGGTGATTTCTTGGTCAAAATATGGCGTTTAAACGCTTTCTTGCGCTTCAGTTTTCCTGAACCGGTTCGTTTGAAGCGTTTCTTAGCACCACTGTTAGATTTCATTTTAGGCATAGTATCTTCTATTATCCTGAAAATTTAAAGACTTGCAATATAGGAAGTTTAAGTTTCCGAATAAAGAGTAGATCAACTTTTTTCAGGGGACAGTATCATAATCATCCGGCGACCTTCCATCGTGGGCCTGGACTCTATTTTACTGATGTCGCTGAGCTCCTCTGCAAGATTCATAAGAAGCTCTTTTCCCTGTTCGGTGTACAACATGTCACGGCCGCGAAATTGCACGGTAGCTTTTAATTTATCCCCATCTTCAAGGAATTCACGCGCATGGCGTGTTTTAAATTCAAGATCATGATCATCCGTCTGCGGGCGGAAACGAAGCTCTTTCACCTGGATGGTGTGCTGTTTCTTTTTGGCTTCTTTTTCTTTCTTCTTCTTCTCATACATGAATTTTCCAAAATCGATCACCTTGCAAACGGGTGGTTTTGCATTAGGTGCTACTTCTACCAGATCTTTTTTAAACTGCTCTGCAATCTGGAGAGCCCTTTCAAGGGATACGATTTCGTGTTCTTCATCCGGACGGATTAACCGAACTTCGTCGGCGCGAATTTCGTCATTGATATTCGGCCGGTCATCATTCCGTTTTCTTCTTTGAATTCTGCGTCTTGCGATAAGTTACCTCAATGTTTAATTAACTGTTATGTTCAGGTGGCAAATGTTTCTCTGTCACCTCTGTGTCTAATTTATAAATAAAATCTTTAAGTGAAAACGTTCCAATGTCACCCTGTTTATGTCTTCGGGCGGAGACGGTTCCGCTTTCCTGTTCTTCTGAACCCACAATAACCATGTATGGTATTTTGGACGTTTCCGCATCCCGTATTTTAGAACCGATTTGTTCACTTCTGTGATCAGTCTCTACCCGTATTCCGATTTTCTTCAGCTCTGCGGCTACTTCATCAGCATATTCTGAATAATCTTCGGAAATGGGCAGTACTTTAACCTGGAGCGGTGACAGCCAGAGCGGGAAATCTCCGGCAAAATGTTCGATCAGTATACTAACAAATCGCTCCATTGATCCAAACGGTGCCCTGTGGATGATCACCGGTCGGTGTTTTTCATTATCCGAACCTACATAGGTGAGGTCAAATCGTTCCGGCATCACATAATCAACCTGAACGGTTCCAAGCTGCCATTTTCTGCCGATGGCATCGCGAATAATGAAATCAATTTTGGGTCCGTAAAAACTCGCTTCACCTTTAGCGATGCGATATTTGAGTCCCATCTCATCGGCTACTTCACGAATTTCATTTTGCGCGCGATCCCAGTATTCGGAGTTTCCGCCATATTTTTTCTCATTATCATCGCGGAAGGAAAGACGAATATCAACCGGCATTCCAAATGTGCTGAATACGTGTTGTGTAAGCTCAATCGTGTGTTTGATTTCACCTTTCAGCTGATCGTGTGTGCAGTAGATGTGCGCATCATCCTGCGTAAATCCGCGAACGCGCGACAGTCCGTTTAATTCGCCGGATTGCTCGTAACGATAAACACTTCCAAACTCTGCGAGTCGGATCGGCAGCTCCCGGTAGCTTCTCAGGTCTGAGGAGTAGATGCGGTGGTGATGCGGACAGTTCATCGGTTTGAGCATATACTCATCACCTTCAACCCCAAACGGATTAAACTGCGAATCCTGGTAGTAGGGGTAGTGCCCTGACGTTTTGTAGAGCTCAAGATTGGCAATGTGAGGAGTAATGACCTCTTTGTAACCGCGTTCGAGCTGTTCCTCGCGTAAAAATGCTTCGAGTGTTCTGCGCAGTGTTGTTCCGTTTGGAAGCCACATCGGCAGGCCGGGCCCCACCATGGAGTCCATCATATAGATTTTCAGCAGCTTGCCAAGTTTCTTATGGTCTCGGCGTTTGGCCTCTTCAAGCTGTTCAAGATGCTCTTTCAGCAATTTCTGTTTTGGAAAAGAAACCCCGTAAATTCGGGTTAGCTGTTTGCTCTCCACATCACCCCGCCAGTAAGCTCCAGCCAGGCTGGTCAGTTTTACCGCCTTCACCAGCCCTGTATGAGGGATGTGGGGTCCGCGGCAGAGATCCGTAAAGTTTCCCTGCTTATAAAAGGTGATCGTTGAATCTTCGAGGTCCTCAATCAGGTCCACTTTATATTCATTATTCCGTTCCTTGTAAAATTTGAGAGCCTCCTGCTGACTCACCACTTCACGGGTGAACTCCGATTTGTTACGGGCCAGTTCAATAATTTTGTTTTCAACTCTTTCAAGGTCATCCTGCCCAAATGAGTGGTCACCAAAATCGATATCGTAATAAAAACCGGTTTCAATAGGAGGGCCAATTCCAAATTTTGCATTCGGGTAAAGTTCCTGAACGGCTTCGGCAAGCAGGTGGGCTGATGAGTGCCAGAACGTATACTTTCCGTCTTCGTTATCCCATGTATTTATACTGATTTCACCATCTTCGGTAAGTGGCAGGTCAAGATCAAGAATGGAGTCGTTAAATGTGATGCTCAGAGCATTCCTTGCAAGGCCTGTGGAGATACTTTCGGCAACCTGGTAGCCGGTTGTCTGTTTCGGAAATTCTTTTTGAGCGCCGTCGGGTAGGGTTAGAGT
Proteins encoded in this window:
- a CDS encoding hemolysin III family protein — encoded protein: MYKGERFNSYTHLAGAILSAVGFIFLIYLAVTRGDAWKITSFIIYGATLTTLYTFSTLYHSVQGKLKKIFQKLDHVSIYLLIAGTYTPFTLVTLRGDLGWTIFAIVWGLATLGIIIDLIPSKGHRILPLIIYLLMGWLVIIVIDPLVSNLATAGFYWLIAGGMFYTFGVIFYVLDSQHRFSHGIWHIFVLAGSLSHFISVAGYVT
- the pheT gene encoding phenylalanine--tRNA ligase subunit beta, which translates into the protein MKISVNWLRQYVETDLDPNEIADKLTLLGLEVEEIEQIGNSFDKMVVGEVQAVRSHPNADKLQLCDVNTGDEVSQIVCGAPNVAKGQKVAVAKVGATMPEPMPNGEYLTIKKMKLRGESSSGMICSEAELGLSEDHSGIMVLNDDLKIGTPLNEALNIEQDTVLEIGLTPNRPDAACHIGVARDLAAVLEAELSSPYTQVDKPANDLSDSIEISIKNSEKCHRYAAFMVEGVTVEESPNWLKQRLLSIGLRPINNVVDITNYVLHEIGQPLHAFDYDKIAGKKIIVQDFDEEKTFTTLDDVKRTVPAGTLFICDEKEPVAVAGVMGGEDSEVTDQTKTILIESAYFDPSSIRKASKALTLQSDSSYRFERGIDPTLQVRAAKRAADLIAEVTGGSVVNGYADIHPVKPEQKKVSVRISRINSLLGTDLSLEESEKILNLLEFETEQTDENTLNCTVPHFRPDVSREVDLIEEVGRVYDYNRIPRPDTAPFVTPEPLTDWENLVERIRGYAVSLAYKEITTNSLLSKKEATLLSHEGNHIDTLNPVSQENTTLRPHLSGGFLKAVKYNLHRNEEQLRFFEIGHVFNASDDGTWVDGVEEHTHLLLGLCGYKSHDSWTGDAKTFNIFDLKADVEALFELLGIAEMVEQEAVSNYRLNYTIGEAVVGSISVVDEKLRKGFDIDHAAYIAEINITELSAIDAIHRDIRFQKVSRFPAFDFDAAFIVDQDVRASELEQSIRKEAGSVLKSIEVFDVYEGENIGSNKKSIAFRLSFLDSNKTLSIKDVEPIVKKVVHQLERTYDAKLRS
- a CDS encoding tetratricopeptide repeat protein; the protein is MSKGLKKEDLEQDILIEYSSRFMYYYEQNKATVIGGVLGVLLVIGLIVGYFVYSGQQEQEAQDLLGIAEEQFMRGNYETALLGDEDDFSLGFVQIADNYSRTSAGNLANYYAAVSEMELGNYEDALDRIQRFDVPSGIMGVAPISLHAIILSELDRYEEAAEMYVRAAEWNENNSTTPLNLLEAAQAYREAGDDTNALRMVNRILDNYPNSQQATEAQRLKGVLTRDN
- a CDS encoding ABC transporter ATP-binding protein, with the protein product MTQTGTPVLRAEHIAKSFDTDAGTGKLEILKDIELSVALSEIVAIVGSSGCGKSTLLHILGGLDRPNSGDVYWEGDSVYSLKPDKLADFRNNSVGFVFQFHHLLPEFTAIENVMMPAFIKGIGQKTAEKKASALLERFGLGSRLTHRPSQLSGGEQQRVSMARALMNDPSIILADEPTGNLDETNTELILSMLFELRKDRDLSIVLITHEEEIASRCDSLYTLQSGVLTKNELSADLS
- a CDS encoding helix-turn-helix domain-containing protein — its product is MDKKKRKILEEKGYRVGSASDFLELTPEEETYIDIRLDISKLVKTQRAKKGWTQEQLAQAIGSSQSRIAKLEGGDQGISLDLMIKALLRLGTTKKQMGKLFEGEMKPA
- the pheS gene encoding phenylalanine--tRNA ligase subunit alpha gives rise to the protein MIEKIDSLKQEIDSFTINSEEELEAFRLEFLSRNGKVQDMFKLMGQVPNDQKAAMGKAMNEVKNLAQERFDSAKESLSGKEAVTFGAADDISLPVTPKYTGSLHPLTRALREIKQIFLRLGFNIADGPELEDDFHNFTALNFPPDHPARDMQDTFFVKRSEENPDENLVMRTHTSPVQIRLMKDTQPPIRSIMPGRVYRNEAVTAKSYFQFNQVEGLYVDENVTLGELIETLVMFAKLMYGSDVKYRVRPSFFPFTEPSLEMDIWWNNEKGGQWLEILGAGMVDPNVFDAVDVDSETYTGFAFGMGVDRIALLRYGIDDIRTLYENDIRVLRQFK
- a CDS encoding TIGR00282 family metallophosphoesterase, producing the protein MAADTVKIFFIADIVGESGLEFLETMLPPLLDKHQPDFVIANGENSHEGRGINRTIVQRLYDIGVHVITGGNHSFDKWKIFSYMKTDPNLLRPLNYPKGNAGFGFGIYDLPGSDKKIGVLNLQGRTFMQQIDDPFATSEWAIKRIKEETDIIFLDFHAEATAEKLAMAWHLDGQVSVIVGTHTHVPTNDARIFPQGTGYITDAGMTGPFNSVIGMKKKTSINRFLLGTPQRFLVADKENRLCGVIAEINTETAKCTHIDSIIYPEFQNSKP
- a CDS encoding type II toxin-antitoxin system RelE/ParE family toxin; translation: MSENDKPLVWIQGEVKTPPFSEDARLKAGFLLRRLQKGDMVEMPDSRPMPAVGNKCHELRINGKNKTWRIIYFIDDDAIVILEVFAKKTQKTPMKVIDVCKKRLSHYKQ
- a CDS encoding cell division protein ZapA, which produces MQSIKVTILGKQIPLKVEEGEVESMKKIAGFVDEKFRIYRQELTNQPDSTAMILASLSIAGELFELRQEVAATEESEELLMREINGKMEKLITEIS